A stretch of DNA from Spirosoma endbachense:
GGCGACCAACCAATATGCACTATCGGGGACGATTAGCCTGACTGGTACAGAAGCCGGTACGCTCGTTATTGTCGATGGCAATTCTACCACTACCGTTTCCGTAAGTGCTAACCAAAATTCTGTCGACTTTAGTTTGAGTGGATTACCTTCAGGCACAGGCCCCCACACCATCACCGTTACAGGTTCTGTACCGACTAGTTTTACGTATACATCACCAGCCTCCTGTACATCCATTCAGGCTTGTGTTGCGCCAACATTCACTGCCAAAGTCATAGGTGTTACCTGCATCGGTAATGTACTACAAAGCAATGGGCAAATCATTTTGAGCGACTTTAATCCCATTTATACGTATCAGTATTCGGCCGGGGCCAGCTTTGACCCGGCAGCGTCGCTTTCGGGCGCAGCCCAATTAATTCCACCAGGCGGATCGATTGTGAATAATCTGGTGAATCCAGCAACAGACCAGCTCTATACAGTACGGGTTTATAATGAATTAGGCTGTTCTACCGATGTTACGATGATTCTGCGATCAACAGTCTGTGGATGTCCGCCCGACCAATGTGTACCCTTTGTTATTACTCAAACCCAGCGAGGAAAACGAATTGGTGATTAATAGTTAGTCTTTTAAATGAGAAGCAACGATCAGGAGCGAAAACGATCTCGTGTTTTCGCTCCTGATCGTTGCTTCTGTTCGTAGCAATACGATACGGTCGAAAGTATACGACACATTTCTTAGCTTTAGTCCGTCCAAAATCAACTACTTCCTTCTTAACTAGACTCATGTTGTGAAAGCAGTAAATGGAAAAATGAAATTACCTACAATCATTAGTTGCCTTATCGCAACAAGTCGGCCTTATACGACAACTCCCCAGGCTCTAAATTTTGAATTTTATAAAAATTAAATTCCATTATTTTCATAAATTCAAAATTTAATTGCGAATAGTTAAGCCTTGCTTTAATTTTAGTTCCACGCTTTTCCGTAGTATCAATAACGACTTTCTTGTCCTCTATCAAGCTGTGTAGATCTTCATCCTATACAACCTGTGGTATATCCTGACTTTTATGGGGCACCTGGTCCATTGTACCCGATCCGCTCGACTTCTGGACTGTTGAAGGCATTGACATCTATATGGATAAAAATGCCTTCTATAAAGAGCAAGAATGGTTTACCATTCCCAAGCGGGCCATTGTTGTGCCTAAATCACCCGGCAAACTCATCGTAATTTGCAGGCGGATGGACGATTTTTCTGAATTGTAGGGTCTAGAAAATGGAAGACTTCCTGATCAGAGCACAGAATCCTGTCTACGAAGGATCATTTATAGTTGGCGTATGCGGTCTGGCGACCTATTCAAATAGCGATCTGCTCCGGAAAATGGACGCACCCTGAGCGAAAACCCTATAATTTTATAATGACCTATTCATGAAGCACATTACTCATCAACAGATCAATAACAACCCAAAGGCACTCAACATCGTCCTATGCCTTTTGCTGTCTCTGCTGGCGCACCAACTGGCTGCCCAGACCCCAGCGGGAGTCAATAAAGCAGATTCGGCTTATGTCCGGGAAAACTATACGAAGCTGGAGCGCATGGTTCCTATGCGCGACGGAGTAAAGCTTTTCACGTCGATTTATGTGCCTAAAAACACCGACCAGAAGTATCCAATCATGCTCGACCGCACGCCCTATAGCGTAGCGCCCTATGGCGAGGATAAATACAAAACGTCGCTGGGGCCATCCATGCTCTTTGCCCGAGATGGCTATATAATTGTCTATCAGGACGTACGCGGGCGCTATATGTCTGAAGGTGATTTTGTATCGGTACGGCCTTACATTCCGAACAAGAAAAAGAAAACAGACGTCGACGAAATTTCTGACACCTACGACACCATCGATTGGTTAATCAAAACCATTCCGAACAACAACGGGCGGGTTGGCACCTGGGGCATATCGGCACCGGGTTTTTACACGACAACAACCCTTATCGACGCACACCCGGCCCTGAAAGCGGCTTCGCCACAGGCCCCCGTAACCGACTGGTTTATGGGCGACGATCGACACCATAATGGCGCGTTCTTTTTAATGGGCACCTTCGCTTTCCTGTCCTCCTATGGACAGCCGCGCCCTGTGCCCACCCCGAAGAACAGCCCTGGTTTTTCGGCTTACGGCACGCCCAACTCCTATGAATTTTACATGAATATGGGGCCCATTAAGAACGCGAATGAGCGGATTTTCAAGGGCAATAATGCGATCTGGAATGAGATGATGGATCATGACACCTACGATGAATTCTGGCAGGCCCGAAACCCCGTCTCCCATCTCAAGAACATCAAACCGGCTGTAATGACCGTTGGGGGCTGGTTCGATCAGGAAGATTTATATGGTCCGCTTAAAGTATATGCTGGCATCGAACGTAACAATCCGAAATCACCTAACTCATTGGTCATGGGGCCCTGGATTCACGGAGGCTGGTCGCGGTCGACGGGAGAAACACTGGGCAATATCCGCTTTGGCGACAAAACATCTGTGTTTTATCGGGAAACCATTGAGTTCCCTTTTTTCGGGCACTACCTGAAAGACAAACCCGATCCACAGCTTCCGAAAGCCTATATTTTTGATACGGGTTCAAATCAATGGAAAAAGTACGATCAATGGCCGCCCAAAACAGCCCAGGAGAAAAAACTCTATTTCCATCCGAATGGAAAGCTTTCGTTTGATGCTCCACCAAACGGCCAGAACACGTTTGATGAGTACGTCAGTGATCCTAAAAAACCGGTTCCTTATACAGCCGAAATCCGGCCGGTTCGTGGCAGCGATTTCATGTATGAAGACCAGCGTTTTGCTGCAACCCGCCCCGATGTGGTCGTATACGAATCAGATACATTAACCGAAGATGTGACTATAGCCGGTAATGTAGTAGCTGATCTGTTTGTCTCTACTACGGGTACTGATGCCGATTTCGTTGTTAAGCTGATTGATGTATATCCGAACAATGCACCCAACAACAGCCCTATTACTACGACCAAAATGGCTGGTTTTCAACTGCTTGTACGGGGTGAGGTGATGCGGACCAAGTTCCGAAACAGCTTTTCAAAGCCCGAAGCGATGAAGCCGGGTGAGGTGACAGAAGTTAAATTCGATATGCAGGATGCCGCTCATACCTTTAAAAAAGGTCATAAGCTGATGATACAGGTTCAAAGTTCGTGGTTTCCGCTGGTTGATCGCAATCCTCAAACGTTTGTGAATATTTACAAGGCAACTGAAGCTGATTTTCAAAAGGCAACTCATCGGGTTTATTTTTCACCCCAGCAGCCGTCGAGTGTTATGGTAAGCGTTCTTAAAGATCCTAATTAGGATGTAGTTGCAATCTTCGGTTCCAACAACTGGAAAAGGTATGGCTATTCGATGTCACTCTCTTTTCCAGTTTCCTTATTTTTAACTAATAAAATTAAAATTCTGACAGATGCGTGAACATGTTTCACAAACAAACGGTTAGCTGAGTATAAATCACCAGTAGATACTCAACGGCTCAATAAACGCATGACGACCTTTAGAAAGCGCTTGTAGTATGGCATTTTCGGGTAAAAACCGCCATCCAGTATAAATATCCACTACTCTTCGTTAAAATAATTTCTTTATTGAAAAACAGCCTTAATTTTGGGTGGTTTACTGTTTATCACTCTGGTATCCAATTAGTTTAGGTTTAACCAACCCTACCTATCAACAAATCAGTTGTCTAGTTAATTAACACAGCCAGCTATGCACAAACTACTAGTAATTTTCCCCTTGGTACTTTTACTTTCCTGTGGCCAGAAAGTAGATAATCGAAGCGAAGTAAGCCGACCTTCATCCGCTAAAAAAGTGGATAGCAAAGCGAATCCGATCAAGTTAGTTGCTCTAGATGGTACTCATTCAGCGGCAGTCAACTACTATAATCCCGAAACCAGCTACCGGGCGAGTTACAAGTTGAATATTGAAGTCAAAAACGGTGAAGTCAGTAAGATAAACTTCCCTTCGGGCAGCTACCTCAATGATATGCATATTAACCCTGAGCAGCTTGATGAGGAAGGCAATGCGACGCTTTACGATGATGAGCGACGAGAATTTGACGTTGAAATTGTCGATTAATCCAGATTTCAATACTTAGTTACCGTTCTGCATTCCATCAGCTAAAGTCGATGCCTTTAGTTGGTTGTTGTTGCAGACGGTGTTTTCTGTAGTTAGCTTATAAAGTTTAACAGCCCGACTAAAAGACATTTTCCAATCCATTTCCCTGTCATCTGTGCCTTAAAGGAACACGTTCCTGATTGTAAGGTCTATATATAGTTCTGAGGTCTTTTCGTTAAAGATGGGTCCAATAAATTGCCTGCTAGTAGCCATCCTTTTGTTACCCAGTCTTAGTAGGGCTCAGACAAAAGTGTCAGGATTGGGAAACTATAGTATAGGAATCACAACGCCCGATTCGCTGAATCGTTTTGTTTTTAAGGAGGAAGACCAATCGTATGTTAAAGGGACAATAGCCCTGCCCTGCGCCCATATTCGCATTTTCGCATCAGATACAGCGAAAATAGCGAACCTCTCGGTAGCCAGGCTTTTTTTATTTTTCTACGACAATACGCTGTTTAAGCTTTCCTGCGATTATAGCGATGAATTGAAAGAGACCCTTCTGAAACAATACGGAACAGGGGTTTCCAGACCAGCAGGCAGTTTTCAGTTTTGCACGAAGGAAGCAGGCAAGCCGCTGGTCATGTGGGGCGAATCCTGGCAGCATGCAGATATCTTGGCCCTCATCATTCACAGAGAAGGCTATAATGCTGATTGTATGATGGAGAAAGGTGCCAGGCTAACTCTATTCAGCCAAAAAATTTCGGCACTTGCCTCCGATTGTGATTTAAGCCATACAGACCCCTTCATGGAAGAGTTCAGCAAACTCTTGAATGATCATGAAAAAAAGTAAAGACCAGTAAAGACCTGGTGTTCTTAAGACCCGATCCATCACCAATTTATTTCCCTGTTCGCTCTAAAACCTGCATGGCTTCGGCATATCGACGACCCAGTTCACGGGCCGATGCCGCGTCGAAGTGGGTTTGATCCCCTTTATCAGTCAACCCTGATGCATCGACACAGGCGACATGAGGCTCACTCCTGGGTAAAGCCCGAAGGATATTGTTGATCTGAGCGCCTGCTGGATTTTTAGCAACATAAAAGTCGCCCAGTGTTCCAACGACAACAGGTACGGCCGGAGCGCTTAAAACCTGGCGAAAACGGTTTATAAGCTGCTTTAATTTTTGTTCATATACAGCTGCCTGTTCGGGTTTACTGTCGCTCTCGCCCTGATGCCAGAGAATGCCATGCAGCGTACCCGTCTTCTGGGCCAGTTGCACTCGTTTTATAGCTTCATCGTAAGGATGACTATGGGTTTGCTCGTGATAACCGCCCGGTTGCCAGGCATCAATAGCTGATCCGCCGGCTGCCGTCGGAATAAGACCAATAAACACGGTGGTGTCCTGAGTAGCCATTAATTTACCAAAAGCCAGGCCAGGACCGACACCAATTACATCGGGTTTGTCGAAGTGCAACGGGTCAGTGGCAGGAACCCACTGGTTGGCCCGGTTCAATACCCAGACGCGTGGATGCGGAGTTTTGTCAACGGTTTCAACGGTTCCCCGGCCCGCCATGTTCGACTGCCCAGCCAGTACATACAGATGGAATTTCGTCGGCGAAATGCCCGGTGGAAATGATGATTGAGCAAGTACAGTCAGGCTATTCATGGCCAGAAAAGCAGCAATTACTAGAAATACTTTGCACATAGTCGGGCATTTGCTTTAATGAGTAATGGCCAGTCTGATTATAAACCTCCCACTGGCAATCATATATTGAAATTAACGAAAGGTCGCTCACCTGTATATACTAAACACAAAACCGCTATTGTCGCTACCTGCTATACCGGACCGCGGTTTGCCAGCTTCATCGGCTATCGACACCAAAACAGATTGAGACGT
This window harbors:
- a CDS encoding CocE/NonD family hydrolase, with product MKHITHQQINNNPKALNIVLCLLLSLLAHQLAAQTPAGVNKADSAYVRENYTKLERMVPMRDGVKLFTSIYVPKNTDQKYPIMLDRTPYSVAPYGEDKYKTSLGPSMLFARDGYIIVYQDVRGRYMSEGDFVSVRPYIPNKKKKTDVDEISDTYDTIDWLIKTIPNNNGRVGTWGISAPGFYTTTTLIDAHPALKAASPQAPVTDWFMGDDRHHNGAFFLMGTFAFLSSYGQPRPVPTPKNSPGFSAYGTPNSYEFYMNMGPIKNANERIFKGNNAIWNEMMDHDTYDEFWQARNPVSHLKNIKPAVMTVGGWFDQEDLYGPLKVYAGIERNNPKSPNSLVMGPWIHGGWSRSTGETLGNIRFGDKTSVFYRETIEFPFFGHYLKDKPDPQLPKAYIFDTGSNQWKKYDQWPPKTAQEKKLYFHPNGKLSFDAPPNGQNTFDEYVSDPKKPVPYTAEIRPVRGSDFMYEDQRFAATRPDVVVYESDTLTEDVTIAGNVVADLFVSTTGTDADFVVKLIDVYPNNAPNNSPITTTKMAGFQLLVRGEVMRTKFRNSFSKPEAMKPGEVTEVKFDMQDAAHTFKKGHKLMIQVQSSWFPLVDRNPQTFVNIYKATEADFQKATHRVYFSPQQPSSVMVSVLKDPN
- a CDS encoding sialate O-acetylesterase, with protein sequence MCKVFLVIAAFLAMNSLTVLAQSSFPPGISPTKFHLYVLAGQSNMAGRGTVETVDKTPHPRVWVLNRANQWVPATDPLHFDKPDVIGVGPGLAFGKLMATQDTTVFIGLIPTAAGGSAIDAWQPGGYHEQTHSHPYDEAIKRVQLAQKTGTLHGILWHQGESDSKPEQAAVYEQKLKQLINRFRQVLSAPAVPVVVGTLGDFYVAKNPAGAQINNILRALPRSEPHVACVDASGLTDKGDQTHFDAASARELGRRYAEAMQVLERTGK